In the Alkaliphilus oremlandii OhILAs genome, one interval contains:
- a CDS encoding urocanate hydratase has translation MINNIDISNAMTIKLDNILPEMPPFVEGIRRAPDRGFKLTKEQTETALKNALRYIPEELHEALAPEFLEELMTMGRIYGYRFRPEGQIKGKPIQEYQGNCIEGKAFQVMIDNNLDFDVALYPYELITYGETGSVFQNWMQYRLVKKYLEVMTDHQTLVLESGHPLGLFRSKPDSPRVIITNALMIGMFDNLEDWEIAEQMGVANYGQMTAGGWMYIGPQGIVHGTFNTLLNAGRLKFGMGPEEDLKGKLFISSGLGGMSGAQPKAIEIAGGVGIVAEVDYSRIKTRYDQGWVKRYSADLKEVFDIAKEYIEKKEPMSIAYHGNIVDLLQYVVDHHIKLELLSDQTSCHAAYDGGYCPQGLTFEERTVMLKKDRGAFKKRVDETLRTHFNLIKTLVERGTYFFDYGNSFMKAIYDAGVKEISKNGIDEKDGFIFPSYVEDIMGPELFDYGYGPFRWVCLSGDHEDLIKTDKAAMDCIDPTRRGQDRDNYVWIRDAEKNQLVVGTQARILYQDAMGRTKIALKFNEMVRNGEVGPIMLGRDHHDVSGTDSPFRETANIKDGSNVMADMATQCFAGNAARGMSLIALHNGGGVGIGKSINGGFGMVLDGSERVDKILNSAMPWDVMGGVARRAWARNENSISTSMEYNKNNEGTDHITIPYVPKAELVQGLVEAAFNKK, from the coding sequence TTGATTAATAATATTGATATTTCAAATGCAATGACTATTAAATTGGATAATATACTTCCAGAAATGCCTCCCTTTGTTGAAGGTATTCGAAGAGCACCGGATAGGGGATTTAAGCTAACGAAGGAACAGACAGAAACTGCACTGAAAAATGCATTGCGGTACATACCAGAGGAACTGCATGAAGCTTTAGCACCAGAGTTTCTAGAGGAACTGATGACTATGGGGAGAATTTATGGTTATCGTTTTAGACCAGAGGGGCAGATCAAAGGAAAACCGATACAGGAGTATCAAGGGAATTGCATAGAGGGAAAAGCCTTCCAAGTAATGATCGACAACAATTTAGATTTTGATGTAGCGCTATATCCATATGAGTTAATAACCTATGGGGAGACAGGAAGTGTATTTCAAAACTGGATGCAGTATCGATTGGTAAAAAAATATTTAGAGGTTATGACGGACCATCAAACATTGGTTCTGGAATCAGGACATCCATTGGGATTGTTTAGATCCAAGCCAGATAGCCCAAGAGTCATTATCACCAATGCTCTCATGATTGGTATGTTTGACAATTTAGAGGATTGGGAGATTGCAGAACAAATGGGTGTAGCCAACTACGGACAAATGACTGCTGGTGGATGGATGTACATTGGACCGCAGGGAATTGTTCATGGAACATTTAACACCTTATTAAATGCAGGTCGATTAAAGTTCGGTATGGGACCGGAAGAAGATTTAAAAGGAAAGCTATTCATCAGTTCAGGTTTAGGCGGTATGAGCGGTGCACAACCTAAGGCCATTGAAATTGCAGGTGGTGTAGGTATTGTGGCAGAAGTGGACTATTCTAGAATCAAAACGAGATACGACCAAGGTTGGGTGAAGCGATACTCAGCAGATTTAAAGGAAGTGTTTGATATTGCCAAAGAATACATAGAGAAGAAAGAGCCAATGTCCATTGCTTACCATGGAAATATTGTAGATTTATTGCAGTATGTTGTAGATCATCATATCAAACTAGAACTATTGTCCGATCAAACGTCTTGTCATGCCGCATATGATGGCGGATACTGTCCGCAAGGATTGACCTTTGAAGAGCGAACTGTAATGCTGAAAAAAGATCGAGGAGCGTTTAAAAAACGGGTGGATGAAACCCTAAGAACCCATTTTAATTTGATTAAAACATTAGTAGAGAGAGGCACCTATTTCTTTGACTACGGCAATTCTTTTATGAAGGCAATCTATGATGCAGGGGTGAAAGAAATCTCTAAAAATGGCATCGATGAAAAAGACGGCTTTATATTCCCATCCTATGTGGAGGATATTATGGGACCAGAGCTTTTCGACTATGGCTATGGACCTTTCCGCTGGGTTTGCTTAAGTGGAGATCACGAGGATTTAATTAAAACAGACAAAGCCGCAATGGATTGTATTGATCCGACGAGAAGAGGCCAAGACAGAGATAACTATGTATGGATTCGAGATGCAGAAAAGAATCAGTTAGTGGTAGGAACCCAAGCTAGAATCCTTTACCAAGATGCGATGGGAAGAACTAAAATCGCACTGAAGTTCAATGAGATGGTGCGAAATGGTGAAGTAGGACCGATTATGTTGGGAAGAGACCACCACGACGTTAGCGGTACGGACTCTCCATTTAGAGAAACAGCCAACATTAAAGATGGAAGTAATGTAATGGCAGATATGGCAACCCAATGCTTTGCAGGAAATGCTGCAAGGGGTATGAGCTTAATCGCTTTACATAACGGTGGCGGTGTAGGCATTGGAAAATCCATCAATGGTGGATTTGGCATGGTGCTGGATGGCAGTGAAAGAGTGGATAAAATCTTAAATTCTGCCATGCCTTGGGACGTCATGGGCGGCGTTGCAAGAAGAGCTTGGGCAAGAAATGAGAACTCTATTTCAACCAGTATGGAGTATAACAAAAACAATGAAGGTACGGATCATATTACCATACCGTATGTACCAAAAGCAGAATTGGTTCAAGGTTTAGTTGAAGCTGCTTTCAATAAAAAATAA
- the ftcD gene encoding glutamate formimidoyltransferase: MSNVKKVVQCVPNFSEGRDLDKVERIINPFRGKEGVKLLDYSTDFDHNRAVVTVVGEPEAVKHAVIEAMRIAIEEIDMTKHEGQHPRMGAIDVVPFIPIKNMTMEEAVELAKEVGKEAWEKYNLPIFLYEKAASNPERENLATVRKGQFEGMAEKVKAPEWAPDFGNGEIHPTAGITAVGARMPLVAFNVNLDSPTLEIANKIAKNVRHLSGGLRYCKGIGIELKERGIVQVSMNMTDYTKTALYRAFELIKIEARRYGVNVIGSEIIGLLPMEALIDTAVYYLGVEDFSMDQVLEYRMME, translated from the coding sequence ATGAGCAATGTAAAAAAAGTAGTTCAATGTGTACCTAATTTTAGTGAAGGAAGAGACTTAGACAAGGTAGAAAGAATCATCAATCCTTTTAGGGGAAAAGAAGGCGTTAAGCTTTTAGATTATAGTACAGACTTCGACCACAACAGAGCTGTAGTTACTGTAGTAGGAGAGCCTGAAGCAGTGAAGCATGCTGTGATAGAAGCTATGAGAATCGCTATCGAGGAGATCGATATGACAAAGCACGAAGGACAGCATCCTAGAATGGGCGCAATCGACGTTGTACCCTTCATACCGATTAAAAATATGACCATGGAAGAAGCAGTTGAGCTGGCAAAGGAAGTAGGAAAAGAAGCTTGGGAAAAGTATAACCTACCGATATTCCTTTATGAGAAGGCAGCATCTAATCCGGAGAGAGAAAACCTTGCAACGGTTCGAAAGGGACAATTTGAAGGCATGGCAGAAAAGGTAAAAGCTCCTGAGTGGGCTCCTGACTTTGGAAATGGGGAAATCCATCCTACAGCTGGTATAACCGCTGTGGGCGCTAGAATGCCATTGGTAGCCTTCAACGTGAACCTAGATAGTCCAACGCTGGAAATCGCTAACAAAATCGCGAAAAATGTAAGACATTTATCCGGTGGATTGAGATACTGTAAAGGGATTGGCATCGAGCTGAAGGAACGTGGTATCGTACAGGTATCCATGAACATGACGGACTATACAAAAACAGCTCTATACCGTGCTTTTGAGCTTATAAAGATAGAAGCAAGACGATATGGCGTTAATGTAATTGGCAGCGAAATCATCGGTCTATTGCCTATGGAAGCTCTCATAGACACAGCAGTGTATTACTTAGGGGTAGAAGATTTTTCAATGGATCAGGTTTTAGAATATAGAATGATGGAATAG
- the rimO gene encoding 30S ribosomal protein S12 methylthiotransferase RimO, whose amino-acid sequence MNVGFISLGCSKNLVVTEEIIGLFKSNHFNIVNKKEDAEIIVINTCGFIESAKQEAINTILEMAKLKNNKCKYLIVAGCLVQRYKKELEKAIPEVDLFISISEYKQIWKEIENLLDLETGKESNLDYHNRVLTTGSNMAYLKIGEGCDNHCTYCAIPNIQGPYISRTMEDILKEARNLAKQGIKELIVIAQDTTKYGLDIYGEARLPQLLEELCKIEDIEWVRFLYVYPESITDELIKVVGENDKICNYFDIPIQHISDSVLKRMNRKSDGASVRNIIEKIRREIPDVIIRTTLIVGFPGETEEDFKELYEFVEETKFDKLGVFAYSKEDNTPAAKLKEQIHHATKKSRLRKIMALQEKISRESLEQKVGNVYKVLIESRTKGGNYYIGRTYMDVPDMDGVVYIVNNTKENLMNTFVDCRIQRAKDYDLFGELYTEGK is encoded by the coding sequence ATGAATGTAGGATTTATATCTTTAGGATGTAGTAAGAACTTGGTTGTGACAGAAGAAATCATCGGCTTATTTAAAAGCAACCATTTTAATATAGTGAATAAAAAAGAAGATGCAGAAATCATCGTTATCAATACTTGTGGATTTATAGAATCAGCAAAGCAAGAAGCCATCAACACCATATTAGAAATGGCGAAGCTCAAAAATAACAAATGCAAATATTTGATTGTAGCGGGATGTTTGGTCCAGCGATACAAAAAAGAGTTGGAAAAAGCAATTCCAGAGGTGGATTTATTCATCAGTATCAGTGAATACAAGCAGATCTGGAAGGAAATTGAGAATTTATTGGACTTAGAGACCGGCAAGGAGTCGAATCTAGACTATCATAATAGGGTATTGACCACAGGCAGTAATATGGCGTATTTAAAAATAGGGGAAGGCTGTGATAATCACTGTACCTATTGTGCCATTCCAAATATTCAAGGCCCTTATATCTCTAGAACCATGGAGGATATTCTAAAAGAGGCTAGAAATCTTGCGAAACAAGGGATCAAAGAGCTGATCGTTATTGCACAGGATACGACAAAATATGGCCTGGATATCTATGGAGAAGCAAGACTTCCACAGCTATTAGAGGAACTTTGTAAAATAGAAGACATCGAGTGGGTCAGATTCTTATACGTATATCCAGAGAGCATAACGGATGAACTGATCAAAGTCGTGGGAGAGAATGACAAGATCTGTAATTATTTTGATATTCCAATTCAGCATATATCAGATTCTGTATTAAAACGAATGAATAGAAAAAGTGATGGTGCCAGTGTAAGAAATATCATTGAAAAAATAAGAAGAGAAATTCCAGATGTGATCATAAGAACAACTTTAATCGTAGGGTTCCCAGGAGAAACAGAGGAAGACTTCAAAGAGCTGTATGAATTTGTGGAGGAAACCAAGTTCGACAAGCTGGGGGTGTTTGCTTATTCTAAAGAGGACAATACACCAGCAGCAAAGCTGAAAGAACAGATTCATCATGCGACGAAAAAAAGCAGACTTCGTAAGATCATGGCGTTACAGGAAAAGATATCGAGAGAAAGCTTAGAGCAAAAAGTAGGGAATGTTTACAAAGTATTAATAGAGTCCAGAACCAAAGGGGGCAATTACTATATCGGCAGAACCTATATGGATGTTCCCGATATGGATGGTGTCGTTTATATCGTCAATAATACGAAGGAAAATTTAATGAATACCTTTGTAGATTGCAGGATTCAAAGAGCAAAGGATTATGACTTATTTGGCGAATTATATACAGAAGGAAAATAA
- a CDS encoding NUDIX hydrolase has product MREEISAGGVVVFGNTILLLKKYNGDWVLPKGKVELDETFEQTAIREVYEEASVKVEVIKYLGEIHYTYKNNWEDNNLINKTVHWFLMQSRTMDCIPLREEGFIDAKFIHMNRSADLAKYHDEKEIITKAIAEYNKTSNA; this is encoded by the coding sequence GTGCGTGAAGAAATAAGTGCTGGAGGCGTTGTCGTTTTTGGAAATACCATATTGCTCTTAAAAAAATATAATGGAGACTGGGTACTTCCAAAAGGAAAAGTAGAACTGGACGAAACCTTTGAACAAACTGCTATTAGAGAGGTATACGAAGAAGCCTCTGTTAAAGTAGAAGTTATCAAATATCTTGGTGAAATACACTATACCTATAAAAATAATTGGGAGGATAATAATCTGATCAATAAAACTGTACATTGGTTTCTGATGCAATCTAGAACCATGGATTGTATTCCTTTAAGAGAAGAAGGCTTTATTGATGCTAAATTTATTCACATGAATAGATCGGCAGATTTAGCGAAATATCATGACGAAAAAGAAATTATAACGAAGGCCATTGCAGAATATAACAAAACCTCTAATGCATAA
- a CDS encoding uracil-xanthine permease family protein, with amino-acid sequence MGKVKKVHNAPIEDISSLGAMKGLALGLQHVFTLFASTVLVPILTGLDIGVALIMSGIGTLIFHFITQSKVPAYLGSSFSFIAPVILAGELYGLEYARGGIIVAGFIYIIFALLISIYGSEKILKYFPPIVTGPIIIVISMTLAPNAINMASQDWLLSMLTLVTIIAISVFGKGFLRIVPVIIGLGAGYLLASILGRVDYSPIAQAAWFGIPNFSLPKFNLGATMIVAPIALTTVVEHIGDVLAMSGVVKKDLAKDPGLTRTLIGDGVATSVSALFGGPANTTYSQNTGVVALTKVWDPKVMRIAAVITILIGLIPKLNAFTSTIPKPVIGGAVIVLFGMIASIGARTLVDNRVDFSKSRNMIIIAVILVFGLGGATIPIKLSFVEIKLVGMALAAIVGIILNIILPFEVDDEEESLMEEA; translated from the coding sequence ATGGGTAAAGTTAAAAAAGTACATAATGCTCCAATCGAAGACATTAGCTCCCTCGGTGCAATGAAAGGCTTAGCTCTAGGTCTTCAACATGTTTTTACACTTTTTGCTTCTACGGTATTAGTGCCTATATTAACGGGACTGGATATCGGTGTTGCTCTCATTATGTCTGGAATTGGTACTTTGATATTTCATTTTATTACACAAAGTAAAGTTCCTGCATATCTTGGCTCCTCATTCTCATTTATTGCACCTGTTATTCTGGCAGGGGAATTATATGGCTTAGAGTATGCAAGAGGAGGAATTATTGTCGCCGGCTTTATTTACATAATTTTTGCTTTATTGATTTCTATCTATGGTTCTGAAAAAATTCTAAAATATTTCCCTCCCATCGTTACAGGTCCTATTATTATTGTAATCAGCATGACCCTAGCTCCTAATGCAATTAACATGGCTTCTCAGGATTGGCTGTTATCCATGTTGACCTTAGTCACGATTATTGCCATATCTGTATTTGGAAAAGGTTTTCTTAGAATTGTTCCTGTTATCATTGGTCTAGGCGCAGGATATCTATTGGCATCCATCTTAGGCAGAGTAGATTATTCTCCAATTGCTCAAGCAGCTTGGTTTGGCATCCCAAACTTTTCACTACCTAAATTTAATTTGGGAGCAACGATGATTGTTGCACCAATTGCACTTACAACAGTGGTGGAGCATATTGGTGATGTTCTTGCAATGAGTGGCGTTGTGAAAAAAGACTTGGCTAAGGATCCAGGCCTTACACGTACACTCATAGGGGATGGCGTGGCTACTTCGGTCTCTGCTCTTTTTGGAGGTCCAGCAAATACAACGTATTCACAAAATACAGGAGTCGTAGCCCTAACCAAAGTGTGGGATCCCAAAGTCATGCGAATTGCTGCCGTTATAACCATACTCATCGGACTGATTCCAAAGCTGAATGCATTCACAAGTACGATTCCAAAGCCAGTTATCGGAGGCGCTGTCATTGTTTTATTTGGAATGATTGCTTCTATTGGCGCTCGAACACTGGTGGATAATAGGGTTGATTTCTCTAAATCTAGAAATATGATTATCATCGCGGTGATATTAGTATTTGGTCTCGGTGGCGCTACCATACCGATAAAATTAAGCTTTGTAGAAATAAAGCTTGTGGGCATGGCTCTAGCTGCCATTGTTGGTATTATATTAAATATCATCCTTCCATTTGAAGTAGATGATGAAGAAGAATCTCTTATGGAAGAAGCATAA
- a CDS encoding M28 family peptidase, protein MKKVCLKLAMPLLFFIVLTTVFSSGQPMKTSINESNIKSHLDSLTSPEYEGRLIGTKGNEKVLAYIEDHFKDMGLRSFTSEGYRQEFKAVNFTWNGVPKFNVIESDGKFVDAYEEQKNFMFIMDNMSMGGSFKGRMNHITDPKEITQGDEQFKDQAVLIDYEDNPMKKLRLSDEEIDHRLYYLGKAKVIIYLDHNFTTKRKVHLGDKNTMIPANGLIKIGVPKNTYKALLDYTNRGYHLDIHIPITFQEILSSNIYNVLPGKNYPNGDYLVIATSIDGLGLNWDGKVYPGAADNGASISLILELARILSTTEKPLDSNLLFAGFNGKHTGSMGVEQYLRDSMTFPEKAEIIYLDHLSSDGDTPLKIATFVKPRTERKTANKILHQLATTADGQNISYELDDGYLQGEYALFRNFGMIASTLTYDCNENIGTVLDTSDSINLSKVAEVGALLEAYITEYGQFNLFSEISQVLKSIGWLIVVGIVLFILKYGLSDKKGFEKLNSWFDSNPVMSSYLLILFFISILTMQIQHSISETAGILLKDTIITWGSIVEMFAHNIFTTLPMLAYLGMVTVIPIGLVFIVFMYLSKKLNKNVYVLLLSFSTYIVFMKFFNEFYDDRYTVIYPKLLSPYGSQYVIIFLILLFSLLVTWMFSKETHKISHLRTTVLFLFLFIILTTFTYSPYVFAKEVVNARSVNGRLKL, encoded by the coding sequence TTGAAGAAAGTATGTTTAAAGCTTGCAATGCCCCTATTATTCTTTATTGTACTTACCACTGTTTTTTCAAGTGGACAGCCAATGAAAACAAGTATTAACGAAAGTAATATTAAGTCCCATTTAGATTCATTGACATCACCGGAATATGAAGGCAGATTAATCGGCACCAAGGGTAATGAAAAGGTTCTAGCCTACATAGAAGATCATTTTAAAGACATGGGACTCCGCAGCTTTACCAGCGAAGGCTATAGACAGGAGTTTAAGGCGGTCAACTTTACGTGGAATGGCGTACCGAAATTTAATGTGATCGAATCTGATGGAAAATTCGTTGATGCCTATGAAGAACAGAAAAACTTTATGTTCATAATGGACAATATGAGTATGGGTGGAAGCTTTAAAGGTCGGATGAATCATATTACAGACCCTAAAGAAATTACTCAGGGCGATGAACAATTTAAAGATCAGGCCGTTCTGATCGATTATGAAGACAATCCTATGAAAAAACTACGGCTCAGTGACGAAGAAATAGACCATCGATTATATTATTTAGGAAAAGCTAAAGTCATTATTTACTTAGATCATAACTTTACTACAAAAAGAAAGGTTCACCTTGGTGATAAAAATACGATGATCCCTGCCAATGGGTTGATTAAAATAGGGGTACCAAAAAATACATATAAAGCATTATTAGATTATACAAATAGAGGGTACCACCTAGATATCCATATCCCAATTACCTTTCAAGAAATTTTATCTAGTAATATCTATAACGTTCTGCCGGGAAAGAATTATCCCAATGGAGATTACCTTGTCATAGCAACATCAATCGATGGTTTAGGGTTAAATTGGGATGGAAAAGTTTATCCTGGCGCCGCTGACAATGGAGCCTCAATTTCCTTAATCCTTGAATTAGCCCGTATACTATCTACTACAGAAAAACCTTTAGACTCAAACCTTCTTTTTGCAGGTTTTAATGGAAAGCATACAGGTTCTATGGGCGTTGAACAATATTTAAGAGATTCCATGACCTTTCCTGAAAAAGCTGAGATCATTTATCTCGATCATCTATCCTCTGATGGAGATACCCCTTTGAAAATCGCTACTTTTGTAAAACCAAGAACGGAGAGAAAAACAGCGAACAAAATACTCCATCAACTGGCTACTACTGCTGATGGACAAAATATCTCCTACGAACTGGACGATGGATATTTACAGGGAGAATATGCTTTATTTCGAAATTTTGGTATGATCGCCTCCACATTAACCTATGATTGTAACGAAAATATAGGTACAGTGCTAGACACTTCTGATTCTATCAATCTATCTAAAGTTGCAGAGGTTGGTGCATTGCTAGAGGCGTATATCACTGAATATGGACAATTTAATTTATTTTCAGAAATAAGTCAGGTGCTAAAATCCATAGGGTGGCTCATTGTTGTAGGCATTGTTCTATTCATATTAAAATACGGTCTATCCGATAAAAAAGGCTTCGAAAAGTTAAATTCATGGTTTGATTCAAACCCAGTGATGTCTAGCTACTTGTTAATTTTATTTTTTATCAGTATTTTAACGATGCAAATACAGCATTCTATCAGTGAAACAGCGGGTATTCTTTTAAAGGATACGATCATCACTTGGGGCTCCATCGTAGAAATGTTCGCTCATAATATTTTTACTACACTGCCGATGTTGGCTTATTTAGGCATGGTGACTGTAATTCCCATTGGCTTGGTTTTTATTGTATTCATGTATCTTTCAAAAAAGTTGAATAAAAATGTCTATGTTCTACTGCTGTCCTTCAGTACCTATATCGTCTTTATGAAATTTTTCAATGAATTTTACGATGATCGATATACCGTTATTTATCCAAAGCTACTATCTCCTTATGGTTCCCAATATGTGATTATATTTTTAATTTTATTGTTTAGCCTTCTCGTTACATGGATGTTTAGCAAAGAAACCCATAAAATAAGTCATTTAAGAACTACCGTCCTATTCTTATTTCTATTTATTATTCTAACAACCTTCACTTATAGCCCTTATGTTTTTGCAAAGGAAGTAGTAAACGCTCGATCTGTAAATGGCAGATTAAAACTATAG
- the whiA gene encoding DNA-binding protein WhiA, with amino-acid sequence MSFSAVTKGELARIYSKDRCCQLAELAALIRMCGTLQLVGGAQKLNIKLTTENPAIARKLFKLFKDLFGVHIEVMIRRNPRLRKNNHYLMVVTHGMGSTDILEKVKILKKEANSFDISYGVPLMLLQNRCCRRAYLRGAFLGGGSVSDPEKTYHLEFVTHSHEHSESLRDLINDFQLTSKIVERKGSYVVYLKEGDQIVDLLNIMEAHSALLELENVRIYKQMRNDVNRIVNCETANLSKTVDAAIRQIENIEYIKNTVGLGYLPENLREIAEIRLEYEDATLKELGEMLSPAIGKSGVNHRLRKIDEIATKLQEGKIKN; translated from the coding sequence ATGTCATTTTCAGCAGTGACAAAGGGCGAACTTGCAAGAATTTATTCGAAAGACAGATGTTGCCAATTGGCAGAGCTAGCTGCTTTAATAAGAATGTGCGGTACTCTTCAATTGGTAGGAGGTGCACAAAAGCTAAATATTAAATTAACTACGGAAAATCCGGCAATTGCAAGAAAATTATTTAAGCTTTTTAAAGATTTATTTGGTGTTCATATCGAAGTAATGATCCGTCGAAATCCAAGGCTAAGAAAAAACAATCATTACTTAATGGTTGTGACCCATGGTATGGGGAGTACGGATATTTTAGAGAAGGTTAAAATTCTAAAAAAAGAGGCGAATTCCTTCGATATTTCATATGGTGTACCTTTAATGTTACTGCAGAATCGTTGCTGTAGACGGGCTTATTTAAGAGGTGCTTTTTTAGGGGGCGGCTCAGTCAGTGATCCCGAAAAAACGTACCACTTAGAATTTGTTACCCATAGCCATGAGCATAGTGAATCTTTAAGGGATTTGATCAATGACTTTCAGTTAACCTCAAAAATCGTAGAGCGAAAGGGAAGCTACGTCGTATATTTGAAAGAAGGAGACCAGATCGTGGACTTATTGAATATTATGGAGGCTCATAGTGCTTTGTTGGAGCTGGAAAATGTACGGATCTATAAGCAGATGAGAAATGATGTAAATCGGATCGTTAATTGTGAGACAGCAAATTTAAGCAAAACTGTAGATGCGGCCATAAGGCAGATTGAAAACATAGAATATATCAAAAATACCGTAGGGTTAGGATATTTACCAGAAAACCTAAGGGAAATCGCGGAGATTAGATTGGAATATGAGGATGCAACACTGAAGGAGCTAGGGGAGATGCTCAGCCCAGCCATCGGTAAATCTGGTGTAAATCATAGACTGAGAAAAATTGATGAAATCGCCACGAAATTACAAGAAGGAAAAATAAAAAATTAA